CGGCGTTGCAGAGCGATTTATTCCACGATTTGCTGGTGAGTGACTACACATTCGACAAAGATCGTATCTTTGCCTCGCAGAACCTCACCGAAAATGAACTTACAATGTATGACCAGGTGTCGAACGCTCTGAACCACGATATCCGCAAGCCTGATTACGTTGTCTACTTGCAGGCAAGCGTCTCGACACTTTTGAAACGCATCAGGGGCCGTGGCCGCGCGATGGAAAAGACCATTGACGGCAATTACCTGAGCGACTTGCAGGACCGTTACGACCATCATTTTTGGCATTATCCTGACGCTCCTGTCTTGATTATCAATACAGACAATATTGATTTTGTCCATAACGAAAGCCATTTGCAGATGGTGTTGAACGCGATTGCGTCCTGCCCAAGTCAAACGACTTACTTTGTTCCAGAAGGTAACTAATCATGCAGATAATTAAGTCTATTGATTCCCTACGTCAAACGCTTGCTCCTCTTGCGAAGGAAGGGAAAAGAATCGGTCTCGTTCCAACGATGGGGGCACTCCATGAAGGTCATGGCGCTCTTATCAAGGCATCCGTGAGCGAGTGCGATGTGACTGT
The sequence above is a segment of the Fibrobacter sp. UBA4297 genome. Coding sequences within it:
- a CDS encoding deoxynucleoside kinase, encoding MLADKNIHFMAIEGVIGVGKTSLARAICERWNAMFIEENFAENPFLPKFYENRSAYAFQTQLFFLLDRFKQLQNSALQSDLFHDLLVSDYTFDKDRIFASQNLTENELTMYDQVSNALNHDIRKPDYVVYLQASVSTLLKRIRGRGRAMEKTIDGNYLSDLQDRYDHHFWHYPDAPVLIINTDNIDFVHNESHLQMVLNAIASCPSQTTYFVPEGN